GCGCGAGCAGTCGCGCCTGGTCGCCTTCAACGCCTCGCTCGACATCAATTGCGCGCTGCTCGTCGACCGCTTGTCGGGACTGCGCAGCGAGCAGCAGCTCACCGCGCAGACCGACGTCGCGAGCGGCCCGCGGCCGCCTTTCGTCGGCGCGCGCTACAAGGACGAAGGCGGGCGGACGTGGCAGGAATTGAACCTTGCCGCGCTCGCTGCGGACGAGGCGTTCCTGCGCATCGTCGGCTGATCGAGTCGATAACCGGATTGACCCAGTAGTACGGAATGACGGGCCGGCTCTCTCCGGCCCGAACACATCGGATAGAGCGAACGAGGAACACCATGAGCTTCCTGAACAAGATCAAAGGTTGGGGCCAGGATCGCAATGCGTCCGAGTCGACGCAGGCCGCGAACCAGCAGGACGGGTCGTTCGACGACGCTTTCGCTCAGCACGGCAACGTGCGCATGCCCGACGCCGCCGGCACGATGCCGCTCGAGGTGCCCACCTTGCAGCAGGGCGGTCATGCCGACTCCTCCATCATCACCGAAGCGGCCCCCTCCGAAATGGCCGACTTCAGCGAGACCCGCATCCAGGCCGGCGAAGCCGCCAACGACATCGGCAGCGGCCTGCCGCTGATCGGCCACCGCCCGGTTGCCGACCAGCAGAAGATCCTCACCGGCATCGTGGCCCTGGGCCTCGCGGGGCTGGTGGCCATGACGGCGATCTCGCTGAACTCGGCGTCCAAGGGCGCCGCACAGGTGGGTGCATCGGGCCAGGCCCTGATGCAGTCGCAGCGGCTTGCCAAGTCGGTGTCGCAGGCGCTGATCGGATCGCCGCAGGCCTTCCCGGAAGTGCGCGAGAGCACCGAGGTGCTGGCGAAGAACGTGCGCGGCCTGAAGAACGGCGACGACAACCTGTCCGCCGCCCCGGCCGGCGTGCAGGAAGCGCTCGACCCGCTGCTGCCGCTCGTCGACCGCGCCGAGAAGAATGCCAACACCGTCATTGCGCAGCAGAAGATCCTGACCCAGGTGGGACAGGCGCTGCGCGCCATCAACCGCCAGTCGTCCGACCTGCTCGAGACGGCCGAGACCATTTCCTCGCTCAAGCTGCAGCAGGAAGCCTCGCCGGCCGAGCTGTCGGCGGTCGGTCAGCTGGTCATGCTGACGCAGCGCATCGGCAAGTCGGCCAACGAATTCCTGACGATGGAAGGCGTGAGCCCCGAGGCCGTGTTCCTGCTCGGCAAGGACTTGAACTCCTTCCGCGAGATCGCGCAGGGCCTGTCCGACGGCAACCAGGAGCTGCGCCTGCCGGGCACGAAAGACCCGCAGACCAAGGAGCGCCTGGTCACGTTGCTCAAGCAGTACGAAGAGACCCGCACGCAGGCGGGCGCCATCCTGGGCAACCTGCAGGGCCTGGTGTCCGCGCGCGAAGCGCAGTCGGCGATCATTGCCGATAGCGAGCCGCTGCGCAAAGGCCTGGAGGTCGTGCAGGAGCGCCTCGGCTCCGAGACTGGTTTCGGCGGCCTCTCGCTGCTCGCGCTGGTCCTGTTCGCCTCGTTGATGGCCGCCGGCGGCGCCGGCTTCCTGAAGCTGTACGTGCGCGACCAGGCCCAGCGTGCCGCGCTCGCCGAGCAGCAGCGCCTCGAGGCCGAGCGCCAGGAGCAGGAGGCCAAGCGCGTGAACGACGCCAACCAGGCCGCCATTCTGCGGTTGATGAACGAACTGCAGACGGTCGCGGAAGGCGACCTGACGCAGCAGGCGACGGTGACGGAAGACATCACCGGCGCCATCGCCGACTCGGTGAACTACACGGTGGAGGAGCTGCGCACGCTGGTGTCGCAGGTGCAGGGCACAGCCGGCCGCGTGACGGAGACGATGCAGCAGGTGGAAGCCACTTCCACCGAGCTGCTGGCCGCCTCCACCGAACAGCTGCGCGAGATCCGCGACACCGGCGAGTCGGTGCTGCAGATGGCGGGCCGAATCAACGAGGTGTCCGCGCAAGCGCAGGAAACGGCCCAGGTCGCGCGCCAGTCGCTGGATGCGGCCGAGACCGGTCTGCGCGCGGTGCAGAACACCATCGGCGGCATGAACTCCATTCGCGACCAGATCCAGGAAACCTCCAAGCGCATCAAGCGGCTGGGCGAGTCGTCGCAGGAGATCGGCGAAATCACCGAGCTGATTTCCGACATTACCGAGCAGACGAACGTGCTGGCGCTGAACGCGGCCATCCAGGCCGCCTCGGCCGGTGAAGCGGGCCGGGGCTTCTCGGTGGTTGCCGAAGAAGTGCAGCGGCTGGCCGAGCGCTCCGGCGACGCGACGCGTCAGATCGCCGCGCTGGTGAAGACCATTCAGACCGACACCCAGGACGCGGTGGCCGCCATGGAGCGCTCGACGCAGGGCGTGGTCGAAGGTACCAAGCTGACCGACGCGGCGGGTGCCGCACTGGGCGACATCGACCGCGTGTCGCGCCAGCTTGCCGACCTGATCGCGCAGATCTCGAACCAGGCGCTGTCGGAAGCGCAATCCGCCAACGTCGTGGCCGCAAACATCCAGCACATCTTCGCGGTGACCGAGCAGACCGGCGAAGGCACGCGCTCCACGGCGCAGATGGTGCGCGAGCTGTCGAAGACGGCTGAAGAACTGAAGCAGTCGGTGGCGCGATTCAAGATCGACTGACGCTGCGCGGGCGCGGTGTCGTGCCCATTGCGTCGCCAACGCTGACCTGAATACCAAGGGCACTGATGGAAAGCACCCGCAACACCGAAGGCACCGGCGACGATCTGAGCGCCCTGGCCTGGGTCCAGGAAGAACTGCGCCGCTCGCTCGACGCCGCGCACAAGGCGCTGCGCCGCTTCGTGAAGGAAGCCGAGGCGCTCCACGGCTCCGACGTCGACGTGGTCGACCCGTCGGTGCTGCGCACGGCGCGCCAGCAGATCCACCAGGGTGTCGGCGCGCTCGAGCTGGTGGGCCTGCCGGCCGCCGCCACGGTGCTCCGCGGCTGCGAAGCCGCGGTGCAGCGCTTCGTCGCCAAGCCGCACAAGCTCACCAGCCAGCTCGTCGACGACCTGGAGCACGCGTCGTTCGCGCTGCTCGACTACATCGCCCGCATGCTGGCCGGCAAGCCGGTGTCGCCGCTGGCCATGTTCCCCCAGTACCGCGCGGTGCAGGAAGCCGCCGGCGCCGATCGCGTGCATCCGGCCGACCTGTGGCCGACCGACTGGCAGTGGCACGAGCTTCCCGGTATCGGCAACGTCGCGCCTCGCTTCCCCGACGCCGCGACGCGCGCCGTGATGGAGCAGCAGATGCTGCCGCTGATGCGCGGCAGCGCGCCGTTGGCCGCCATGCGCATGAGCGACCTGTGCGAGTCGCTCGCCGCCGGGTCCATGTACCCGCACACCGTGACGCTGTGGCGCCTGGCCGCAGCGGTGTTCGAGGCGCAGGCGCAGGGCCTGCTCCAGTCCGATGTCTTCGTGAAGCGCATCGCGTCGCGCCTGCTGGCGCAGCTGCGCATCGTCGAACGCGGCGACGCCGACGTGTCCGAGCGCCTGGCCCAGGACCTGCTCTTCTTCTGCGCGCAGGCCGCATCACCCGGCGATGGAAAGAAGGCCCCGCGCCTTGCTTCGGTGCGGCAGGCCTACGGCCTCGCGTTCCACACGCCAGTCGAGTATGCGGCCAGCGTGCTCGGCAAGTACGACCCGGCATGGGTCGCCCAGGCGCGCAAGCGCGTGTCGGCGGCCAAGGAGTCGTGGTCGGCGGTGGCCGGCGGCGAGATGCATCGCATGAGCGGCTTGACCGAGCAGTTCTCGCTGGTCGGCGATTCGCTGAAGCGGCTGTTCCCGCAGGGCGAGACGATGGCCGCCGAGCTGCAACAGGCCGTCGCGACGACGCAGCAAGGCGGCGCCGCCCCGAGCGCGCCGCTCGCGATGGAGGTCGCGACCAGCCTGCTGTACGTCGAGGCTTCGCTCGAGGACGCCGAGTTCGACACGCCCGAGCAGGCGCAGCGCGTCACCCGCCTGGCCGAGCGCATCGCGTCGGTGCGACAGGGCGGGACACCCGCCCCGCTCGAAGGCTGGATGGAGGATCTGTACCGCCGCGTGTCCGATCGCCAGACGATGGGCAGCGTCGTGCAGGAGCTGCGCGTCTCGCTGTCGGAGGCAGAGAAGCTGATCGATCAGTTCTTCCGCAATCCGGCCGACCGCAACGTGCTCATTCCGGTGCCCAACCAGCTCTCCGCGATGCGCGGCGTGCTGTCGGTGCTCGGCATGGAACAGGCCTCGGCAGCGCTGCTGCGCATGCGCGACGAGGTGGACGGCATGGTGTCCACCGAAGTCGATCCGCAGCGTGTCGCGCAAGCCGGCGTCTTCGATCGCCTCGCCGGAAATCTGGGCGCGCTCGGCTTCCTGATCGACATGCTGAGCGTGCAGCCGCAGCTCGCGAAATCACTGTTCGTCTACGACGCCGCACAAGGCACGCTGAGCCCGCTGATGGGCCGCACGGCCGAGCGTGTGTCCGCCGAGACCGCCGCACCGGCGGCGGTGGAGGCGCGCCTGATCGAGCAGGCGCAGATGCTGGCCTTCAGCGCGGTGCGTGAAGACGTGCCGGTGGAAGAGGTCTCGCGCGAGCTCGAGAAGCTTTCGCAGGAAGCGCAGGCCGCCGATCAGCCGGCGCTGGCAGCCGCGGTCAGCCATGCGCAGGAAGGACTGCTGCAGGCTCACGGCAATCTCGACGACATCGCCTCGGTGCGCGGCGAGCTGTCCGAGGCCCTGGTCGACTTCGTCGCCACGGCCACCGGTCCGGTGGGCCTGGAGCCCGCGCCGGCGCCTGCCGTCACGCCGCCCGCTGAAGCCACGATCGACCTCGCCGAAGACGACGAAATGCGCGAGATCTTCCTCGAGGAAGCGCGCGAGGTCGTGCAGGCCGCGCAGGCCGCCGGCCGCGATCTGGCGGATGCGCCGACCGACCTGGGACAGCTCACCACGGTCCGCCGCGCGTTCCACACGCTCAAGGGCAGCTCGCGCATGGTCGGCCTGAAGGCCTTCGGCGAAGCAGCGTGGGCGTGCGAGCAGCTCTACAACGCTCGCCTGGCCGAGCAGCAGCCGGCAGACGAGGAGCTGCTGAAGTTCACCGCCTGGTCGCTGGACTACCTCGGCGGATGGGTCGAGGACATTGCCCGCCGCGCCGACGGCGGCCGCGACCCCAAGCTCATCGAAAGGGCGGCGCTCGCGCTGCGCGAGCCTTCGGCTGCTGCTTCCACGCCGGCGCCTGCTTCCGCCGAGCCGCCTGCGCAGGCCTTGCCGGTGCCCACGGTCGAGGAGGCCGCGTTCGAGCTGCCCCTGCTGCCCGAGGTGATCGAGGAGGTGGTGCCGGCCGCGCCGGTCATCGAGCCGATTGCGTTGGCGCTGCCGGCGGATCTGCCGAGCGCCGAGGACCTCGACCTCACGCTGCCGCCCGCGGCGCCGGCCGCCGCGCCCGCAGAACCGGTGGCGTTCGAGCTCGACCTGTCCAAGTTCGACTTGCCGTTCGATGCGTCGCCCGCGCCGGCGGTCCCGGCCGAGGCGCTCGATATCGACTTCGGCGCTCCGCAGATGTCCGCGCCATTCGAGGCGCCGCCGGTCGAAGCAGCTGAATCGATCGAGCTGATCGACATCGACCTCGGCGGCTCCGCGCAGCCGCCGGCCTCGTTGATCCAGAGCCTGTTGCCGTCCGCTTCCGATGCCACCGCCGAAGGCGTGCTGCAGGAAGGCATCGATTCGTCGGAAGAGATCGCAGCGCCGGCCGAGGCACCGGCCGCGCCCGCCGAAGCCGCCGCCCCGGCGGAAGAGGAGCAGGTGAAGGTCGTCGGACCGCTGCGCATCGGCATTCCCCTGTTCAACATCTTCCTCAACGAGGCCGACGAGCTGTCGCGCCGCCTGACCACCGAGGTCGCCGAGTGGGCGATGGAACTGCACCGGCCGGTGGGCGAGACTGCCATCGCGCTGGCGCACTCGCTGGCCGGCAGCTCCGCCACCGTGGGCTTCTCCGACCTCTCGCAGCTGTCGCGCACGCTCGAACATGCCCTGATGCGCACCGAGGCGATCGGCCACGGCACGCAGGACGAAGGACGCCTGTTCGTCGATACCGCCGAGGAGATCCGGCGCCTGCTGCACCAGTTCGCCGCCGGCTTCCTGAAGGAGCCGTCGTCCGAGCTGCTGCATCGACTGGCCGACCACGAAGTCAGTTCGGCGCGCCGCCTGGATGCGGTGTCGGCAGAGAGCGGTGCGGCCGACCTGACCGAGGTGGACATCCCGATCGACGCCGCGGCGGAGCCCGACGTCGATGCGACCGTGCCTTTGCATGGTCCCGCCGTGGCGCCGCAGGGGCAATCCGCAGCGGCCGCGTTCGTTCCACCCGCTGTGCCGGAACCGCTGGTGCTCGAGAGCGGCTTCGGTGGGCTGGGCGCCGCCGAGTTCAAGCCCTTCACCGCGTTGCCGGTGGAGGCCGTGCGTGCGGCCGCGGCGCCGGCGCATGAGGTCGAGGACATCGACGACGACATCGACGCGGTCGATGCGGTCGATCCCGACCTCTTCCCCATCTTCGAGGAAGAGGGCCAGGAGCTGCTGCCCAAGCTCGAGTCGCAGCTTCGCGATTGGGCGCGGCGTCCGGGCGAAACGCAGCACGCGTCGGCGTGCATGCGCACGCTTCACACGCTGAAGGGCGGTGCCCGGCTCGCCGGTGCGATGCGCCTGGGCGAGATGGCGCACCGGCTGGAAACCGCCATCGAGGAGCTGCTGCGCCAGGAATCGCCGCACGCCTCCGACGTCGAGGCGTTGCACAACCGCTCCGACGCGCTGTCGCACACCTTCGAAGCGCTGCGCAAGCGCGATGCCGCGGCCTATGCCGAAGCCGTTGCCACGGTCGAAAGCCAGATGGGCGGCCTCGACGATGCGGCCGTGCCGGTGGTCGAAGCCGCACCCGAGCCGGTGGCCGAAGCCGCCCCCGAGCCGGTGGCCGAGGCACCGGTCGTCATCGAGCCGACCCCCGCCGAGCCGACCCGCACCGAGCCGACCGCTGCCGCCGAAGAAGCGGTCGATCCGACTGCCGAAGAGGCGCCTGCCGCGCCGCTGGTGGCCCTCAACCTTCCCGAGATCGACTGGTCTCGTTTCAGCGGCCACAGCGCTGTGCCCAAGCAGGTCGCCGCCGACCGCGCCGCGGCCGCCCAGTCGGCGGTGCGGGTGCGTGCGCCGCTGCTCGACCGTCTCGTCAACCAGGCCGGCGAAGTCTCCATCACGCGCTCGCGCATCGAGGTGGAAGTCAGCCAGATCAAGGGTTCACTGAGCGACCTGACCGACAACCTGGAACGCCTGCGCCAGCAGCTGCGCGACATCGAGCTGCAGGCCGAGACGCAGATGAGCTCCCGGCTGGAGGCCGCCAAGGCCGCGGCCCAGTCGTTCGACCCGCTGGAGTTCGACCGCTTCACGCGCTTCCAGGAGCTGACGCGCATGATGGCCGAGTCGGTGAACGACGTGGCCACGGTGCAGCGCACGCTGCAGCGCACGCTGGAAAGCACCGAGGACGAGCTGGCGGCGCAGGCGCGGCTGACGCGCGACCTGCAGGACGATCTGCTGCGCACCCGCATGGTGGAATTCGAGGGCCTGTCCGATCGCCTGTACCGCGTCGTGCGACAGGCCGCCAAGGAGACCGGCAAGCACGTGCGGCTGGACATCGTCGGTGGCTCGATCGAAGTCGACCGCGGCGTGCTGGACCGCATGACCGGCGCCTTCGAGCACCTGCTGCGCAACAGCGTCACCCACGGCATCGAGTCGCCGGAGCAGCGCACCGCGGCCGGCAAGGACGCCACCGGTTCGATCATCGTCTCGCTGAGCCACGAGGGCAACGAAGTCGGCGTGGAGTTCCGCGACGACGGCGCCGGCCTGAGCCTCGATCGCATCCGCGACAAGGGCGTCGCGATGGGCCTGCTGGAGCCCGGCCAGAGCTACAGCGATGGCGAGCTCGCCAACCTCATCTTCACGTCGGGCTTTTCCACTGCCGACAAGGTGACCGAGCTCGCGGGCCGCGGCATCGGCATGGACGTGGTCCGCGCCGAAGTCAACGCAATGGGCGGACGCATCGAGACCGCCACGGCCGCCGGGCAGGGCACCAGCTTCAAGCTCGTGCTGCCGCTGACCACCGCCGTCACGCAGGTGGTGATGCTGCGCGTGGGCGACGCCACGGTCGCCGTGCCTTCCACGCTGGTGGAGATCGTGCGCCGCGCCAAGCCCGAGGAGATCGAGCAGGCCTACAGCACGGGGCAATTCACCGTCGGCGACCGCGCCCTTCAGTTCTTCTGGCTTGGCTCGCTCCTGCAGCTGTCGGCGCGCAGCACGGAAGCGGCGCAGCGCACGCGCCAGGTCGTCATCATCCGAAGCGCGCAGCAGCGCATCGCGATCCACGTGGACGAAGTGCTTGGCAACCACGAAGTGGTGGTGAAGAACCTCGGGCCACAGCTGTCGCGCATGCCCGGCCTGGCCGGCATGACGCTGCTGGCTTCCGGTGCCGTCGCGCTGATCTACAACCCGGTGGCGCTGGCCACGCTGTACGGCGCGCAGGCCCGTGCCGCCACCGTGGCAGCGCTGCACGCACCGACACCCGAACTGGCGCAGCCGGTGGTCGTGGAGACCGCGCGGGCGCAGTCTCCGCTGGTGCTGGTGGTCGACGATTCGCTGACGGTGCGCCGGGTCACCCAGCGTCTGCTGGTGCGCGAAGGCTATCGCGTCTCGCTGGCCAAGGACGGCCTGGATGCGCTGGAGCGGCTGGCCGAGGAGAAGCCGTCGATGGTGCTGTCGGACATCGAGATGCCGCGCATGGACGGCTTCGACCTGGTGCGCAACATCCGCGGCGATGCTCGGCTGCGCGACCTGCCCGTGATCATGATCACCTCCCGCATCGCGCAGAAGCATCGCGACTATGCGGCCGAGCTGGGCGTCGACCACTACCTCGGCAAGCCCTACTCCGAAGAAGATCTGCTCGCGCTGATCGGACGCTACACTGCCCACGCCCAGGCCGTCTGACGGCGCTAGAAGAAGCAGTGCAACGAACTTCATGTCCGAACTGGTCGAGCATCTCGCGGAGTTGACAGGGTTTCGCGACCGTGACGTCCTCGACGTCACGCTCGCCGGCGCATTCCGCGATTTGCTGCACCCCCGCTCGGTCGCGATCTACCGCATGGTCGGCGACGGCGACAACAAGCGCTGGCTCACCCGGGCTCGACTGAGCGAGAGCGACGCGGTGGCCACGGCCGACCCGGTCTGGGTCGATCTCGACAGCCTGCCCGCGCTGTCGCAGCACCCGGCCCGCTGCGAAGCCCTGACGGGGCAGACCGTGGTGACGCACGAAGGCGGTGCCGGCCTGGCGGTGTTTCCCCTGGCCACCGACCGCGAGGTGGTCGGCGTGCTCGAGCTCGTCACGGAAGGTCCTCTGCAGGCCGAGGCGCAGCGCATGGTGTGCAGCATCCTGCGCATCTACCGCAATTTCCAGGGCCTGCTCGACTACAGCGAACGGGACACCCTGACCGGCCTGCTCAATCGCAAGACCTTCGACGAGAGCTTCCTCAAGATTTCGTCGATGCTTCCGGCGCCGTCGCCCAGCAACGACCCACGCCGCGCCGCGGGTCCGGGCAGCCGCTACTGGCTCGGCATGATCGACATCGATCATTTCAAGACCGTCAACGACAGCTACGGCCACCTGATCGGCGACGAGGTGCTCCTGCTGTTGTCGCGCCTGATGCGAAGCAGCTTCCGCTTCCACGACCGGCTGTACCGCTTCGGCGGCGAGGAATTCGTCGTGCTGATGCGCTGCGACACCGATACCGACGCCAAGCGCGCCTTCGAACGCCTGCGCTCCAACACGCTGGCTTACTCTTTTCCCCAGGTCGGGCACATCACCGTCAGCATCGGCTTCTCCGAGCTGCGCTCCGGCGACTCGCCCAGCTCCGCGATCGAGCGCGCCGACAAGGCGGTCTACTGGGCGAAGACGCACGGCCGCAACCAGGTGCAGAGCCACGCCGAGCTGATCGCGCGCGGCGAGCTCGAGGTCTCGGAGAAGATCGGCGACGTCGAGCTGTTCTAGCCGACGACGGCGTAGCGCTGCAGGGTTCTCTCCCGCGCCTCCTCGTGCATCACGATCGGTGGCGTATAGCCGTCGACGGCCACCCCGGCCTCCCATGGCGCATGGACCAGCGTGTCGGGCAGTGATGCGAGCTGCGGCAGGTAGCGCCGGATGAACTTGCCCTGCGGGTCGAAGCGGCGGCTTTGCAGCACCGGGTTGAAGATGCGAAACCACGGCTGCGCGTCGCAGCCGGTGCCCGCCGCCCACTGCCAGCCGCCATTGTTCGACGCGAGCTCGTAGTCGATCAGGTGATCGGCGAAGTACTGCTCGCCGCGGCGCCAGTCGATGCCGAGGTCCTTCACGAGAAAGCTCGCCGTCACCATGCGCAGCCGGTTGTGCATGTAGCCGGTGCCGTTGATCTGCGCCATCGCCGCGTCGACCAGCGGATAGCCCGTTCGGCCCTCGCACCAGGCCGCGAACAGCGTGTCGGCGCGCTGGCCTCGCTCCCAGCGGATCGCGTCGTATGCAGGCTTGAAGGCGCGGCCGACGACGTGCGGATGGTGGTGCAGCAGCTGCTGGTAGAACTCGCGCCAGATCAGCTCCGACAGCCACACTGCCGCGCCGCGCGATCCCGCCTGCATGCGCTCCCAGGCCTCGCGCACGAGCCTGCGTACCGAGATCGTGCCGAAGCGCAGGTGCACGGACAGGTAGCTCGGCCCCTTCCGCGCCGGGAAATCGCGTGCGGTGTCGTAGTCGTCGATGCGGTGCAGGAAGTCGACGAGCAGCGCATGGGCGCCGTCCGAGCCGGCCGGCAGCCGCAGCGCGTGCAGGTTCGTCGTCTCGAAGCCGATCGCCTGCAGCGTGGGAGGCGGCGCCGCGAGCTCGGGCGGTACCGCCGCCAGCGCCGAGGCATGCCTGGCGACCGTGTGGGGCTCGAGGCGGTAGGTATCGAGCTGCTTCAGCCAGGCCTTCTTGTAAGGCGTGAAGACGCTGTAGGGGCGACCGCCGGCCGTCAACAGCTCGCTGCGCTCGAACACCACGTGGTCCTTGCTCGTGTGGAAGGCGATCCCGGCGTCCGCCAGCGCGCCGCGCACCGCGGCATCGCGTTCGAGCGCTGCGGGGTCGTCGTCGTGGTTGGCATAGACGGCCTGGACTTGCAGCATCCGCGCCAGGCGCGGGATCTCCTCGCGCGCGACGGCGTGGCGGACGATGAGCCCGGCGTGTCCACCCTGCGCCGCGGCCAGCGCCGCGATCTGCGCGTCCAGGTCGGCGAGGCTGTCGACGATGAACTCGACGCGCCGGTCCGCGCGCAGCCCGCGCTGCAGCAGCGGATCGAGGATGTGTCGGTCGAGCACGAACACGCACCACACGCGGCGCGCGGCCCGCAGCGCATGCGACAGCGCGGCATGGTCGTCGGCACGCAAGTCGCGGCGAAACCAGACCATCGCGGCACCCAGCGCATCGTCCATGCCGTCCAGTCTGCCGCAGGAATAAAATGCGCGCATGTCCTCCGGCGGTATCAACCTCACCAACCACTTCCTGATCGCCATGCCGGGTCTGGCGGGCGACATGTTCGCCGGCAGCGTCATCTACCTGTGCGAGCACACCGACAAGGGTGCGCTGGGACTGGTGATCAACAAGCCGATCGACATCAAGCTGAAGAACCTGTTCGAGAAGGTGGAGCTCACGCTCGACCGCGACGACCTGGCCGAGGAGCCGGTGTTCTTCGGCGGCCCGGTGCAAACCGAGCGTGGCTTCGTGCTGCACGAAAGGCTGGACGGCGACGGCGGCCACTACAACTCGTCGCTGCAGATTCCAGGCGGCCTCGAGATGACCACCAGCAAGGATGTGCTGGAGGCGCTGTCGCACGGCGCGGGTCCGAAGAAGGTGCTGGTCACCCTCGGCTACAGCGGCTGGGGCGCCGGTCAGCTCGAAGACGAGATGAAGCGCAACAGCTGGATCAACGTCGGCGCGCAGCCGGAGATCATCTTCGACACGCCGGTCGAGCAGCGCTACGACAGGGCGCTGTCCCTGCTGGGCATCGACCCGCGCATGCTGAGCCAGGAGGCGGGACACGCATGAGCGCGTTGCCGCCCATGCCTTCCGCTCACCGCACCTTCCTCGCTTTCGATTTCGGCACGCACCGCGTGGGCGTGGCATCGGGCAACACCGTGACGCGCACCGCGCAGCCGCTGCGCACCATCGCTGCCACCGGTGCGCCGCGCTTCGACACCATCGCCCGGCTCGTGGCCGAGTGGAAACCCGATGCGCTGGTCGTCGGCGTGCCCTTTCACCCGGACGGCGCGGCACACGACAATACCGGGCGCGCGCGGCGCTTCGCGCGCCAGCTGCACGGCCGCTTCCACCTCCCCGTGCACGAGGTCGACGAGCGGTACACGACCACCGAGGCGCAAGCGGCGGGCGCGGCCGACGCCGATGGGGCGGCGGCGGCCATCATCCTCGAGCAATTCTTGAGAACCTTGCCATGAGCACTCTTCACCTCGACGCCGAAGCGCTGTACCGCGACCTGGTCGGCGGCGTGCGCAGCCTGCTGCAGGACAACGCGGCGCTGGTCGGCATCTGGTCCGGCGGCGCCTGGCTTGCCGAGCGCCTGCAGCGCGAGCTGAAGCTCGACGGCGAGCCGGGCGTCATCTCCAGCGCGCTGCACCGCGACGACTTCGACAAGCGCGGCCTCACCGCGGGCGCCGGCCAGACCCGCCTGCCCTTCGAGGTGGAGGGCCGCCACATCGTGCTGATCGACGACGTGCTCTACACCGGGCGCACGACGCGCGCGGTGA
The Piscinibacter sp. XHJ-5 DNA segment above includes these coding regions:
- a CDS encoding GGDEF domain-containing protein, translated to MSELVEHLAELTGFRDRDVLDVTLAGAFRDLLHPRSVAIYRMVGDGDNKRWLTRARLSESDAVATADPVWVDLDSLPALSQHPARCEALTGQTVVTHEGGAGLAVFPLATDREVVGVLELVTEGPLQAEAQRMVCSILRIYRNFQGLLDYSERDTLTGLLNRKTFDESFLKISSMLPAPSPSNDPRRAAGPGSRYWLGMIDIDHFKTVNDSYGHLIGDEVLLLLSRLMRSSFRFHDRLYRFGGEEFVVLMRCDTDTDAKRAFERLRSNTLAYSFPQVGHITVSIGFSELRSGDSPSSAIERADKAVYWAKTHGRNQVQSHAELIARGELEVSEKIGDVELF
- a CDS encoding deoxyribodipyrimidine photo-lyase gives rise to the protein MDDALGAAMVWFRRDLRADDHAALSHALRAARRVWCVFVLDRHILDPLLQRGLRADRRVEFIVDSLADLDAQIAALAAAQGGHAGLIVRHAVAREEIPRLARMLQVQAVYANHDDDPAALERDAAVRGALADAGIAFHTSKDHVVFERSELLTAGGRPYSVFTPYKKAWLKQLDTYRLEPHTVARHASALAAVPPELAAPPPTLQAIGFETTNLHALRLPAGSDGAHALLVDFLHRIDDYDTARDFPARKGPSYLSVHLRFGTISVRRLVREAWERMQAGSRGAAVWLSELIWREFYQQLLHHHPHVVGRAFKPAYDAIRWERGQRADTLFAAWCEGRTGYPLVDAAMAQINGTGYMHNRLRMVTASFLVKDLGIDWRRGEQYFADHLIDYELASNNGGWQWAAGTGCDAQPWFRIFNPVLQSRRFDPQGKFIRRYLPQLASLPDTLVHAPWEAGVAVDGYTPPIVMHEEARERTLQRYAVVG
- a CDS encoding YqgE/AlgH family protein is translated as MSSGGINLTNHFLIAMPGLAGDMFAGSVIYLCEHTDKGALGLVINKPIDIKLKNLFEKVELTLDRDDLAEEPVFFGGPVQTERGFVLHERLDGDGGHYNSSLQIPGGLEMTTSKDVLEALSHGAGPKKVLVTLGYSGWGAGQLEDEMKRNSWINVGAQPEIIFDTPVEQRYDRALSLLGIDPRMLSQEAGHA
- the ruvX gene encoding Holliday junction resolvase RuvX; translated protein: MSALPPMPSAHRTFLAFDFGTHRVGVASGNTVTRTAQPLRTIAATGAPRFDTIARLVAEWKPDALVVGVPFHPDGAAHDNTGRARRFARQLHGRFHLPVHEVDERYTTTEAQAAGAADADGAAAAIILEQFLRTLP
- the pyrR gene encoding bifunctional pyr operon transcriptional regulator/uracil phosphoribosyltransferase PyrR is translated as MSTLHLDAEALYRDLVGGVRSLLQDNAALVGIWSGGAWLAERLQRELKLDGEPGVISSALHRDDFDKRGLTAGAGQTRLPFEVEGRHIVLIDDVLYTGRTTRAVINELFDFGRPASVTLAVLVDRGGRELPIQPAYSAARVTLPPQRRLSLVRDDSGRFSFNIEEGE